Proteins encoded in a region of the Paenibacillus pedocola genome:
- a CDS encoding ABC transporter permease: MSKASYFRRYWQLYALLSLPIIYFLIFRYGPMYGVQIAFKDFNLFQGIGGSEWIGFDAFREVFGMREFYSTLRNTFMLNFLDLLVSFPAPIILAIMLYEIKSVWFKKISQTILYIPHFISWVIIGGIVYQLFGNQSGMVNEVLQGLGLSPIPFLTEKNPWLITYLFTGVWQSAGWGTILYLAALTGVNRELFEAAEVDGATRLKKIRYITLPSIKPTIVTLLILNLGKMVSIGFDRPYIIGNTAVREYSDVLSTFVYRIGLESGQYTLATVVGLFQAVVGLVFILGSNYISKKVTGNGII; encoded by the coding sequence TTGAGCAAAGCGAGTTACTTTAGACGGTATTGGCAACTCTATGCGCTGCTTTCGCTGCCTATTATCTATTTTCTAATTTTCCGTTATGGTCCGATGTATGGTGTGCAGATCGCTTTTAAGGATTTCAATTTGTTCCAGGGGATCGGCGGCAGTGAGTGGATCGGCTTCGACGCCTTCCGCGAGGTTTTTGGCATGAGGGAGTTCTACAGCACCCTGCGCAATACGTTTATGCTGAATTTTCTGGATTTACTGGTCTCCTTTCCGGCCCCGATTATTCTGGCGATTATGCTGTATGAAATCAAGTCGGTATGGTTCAAAAAAATATCGCAGACCATCCTCTACATCCCCCATTTTATTTCCTGGGTAATCATCGGGGGGATCGTCTATCAGTTGTTCGGCAACCAGTCCGGTATGGTGAACGAAGTGCTGCAGGGGCTGGGCCTCTCTCCCATTCCGTTCCTGACCGAAAAAAATCCTTGGCTCATTACGTACTTGTTTACTGGCGTCTGGCAAAGTGCCGGCTGGGGAACCATCCTGTATCTGGCGGCATTGACCGGTGTCAACCGCGAGCTGTTCGAAGCAGCTGAAGTCGATGGGGCAACCAGGCTCAAGAAGATCCGCTATATTACGCTTCCAAGCATTAAACCAACCATCGTGACCCTGCTTATCCTCAACCTCGGGAAAATGGTCAGCATCGGCTTTGACCGTCCTTACATCATCGGGAATACAGCGGTACGTGAATATTCCGATGTGCTCAGCACCTTTGTATACCGGATCGGTCTGGAATCGGGCCAATATACGCTGGCTACTGTAGTCGGATTGTTCCAGGCGGTGGTGGGGCTGGTATTCATTCTCGGCTCCAATTATATTTCGAAAAAAGTGACCGGCAACGGCATCATATGA
- a CDS encoding carbohydrate ABC transporter permease produces MSERTSNRIFDIVNITCVTLFVLFCLAPFLHVIAVSLSSNRAITSGEVTIFPIEVNWNAYINVFSDNAMIRSLIFTIILTVATTLLCMIFTIAAAYPLTNTKLKGRKFFMYLIIITMFFSGGIIPEYLLIRDLKMIDSVWSLILPGLVSPFNLIILISFFNNIPPSLEESAEIDGSSHFRTLMSIILPLSMPVMATLALFYAVGRWNGFQDSLMYINNPDLYPLQLKLFQMVQNNMVSELTQMEGANRTALTPESLKAATVIFATVPILAVYPWLQKYFVSGVMLGAVKG; encoded by the coding sequence ATGAGTGAACGCACCTCAAACCGGATTTTTGATATCGTCAATATTACATGTGTTACCTTGTTCGTCCTGTTCTGTCTGGCTCCGTTTTTGCACGTAATTGCTGTGTCGCTCAGCTCCAACCGGGCAATCACATCCGGTGAAGTGACGATTTTCCCGATAGAAGTGAACTGGAATGCATACATTAATGTATTTTCTGACAATGCGATGATCCGCTCGCTCATCTTTACGATCATTCTGACGGTGGCCACCACGCTGCTTTGCATGATCTTCACGATTGCAGCAGCCTATCCGCTGACCAACACTAAACTGAAGGGCCGCAAGTTTTTCATGTATCTGATCATCATTACCATGTTTTTCAGCGGAGGGATTATTCCTGAATATCTGCTGATCCGTGATCTGAAAATGATCGACTCGGTCTGGTCACTGATTCTGCCCGGTCTGGTCAGCCCGTTTAACCTGATTATCCTTATCTCCTTCTTCAACAATATTCCGCCAAGTCTGGAAGAATCGGCTGAAATCGATGGCAGCTCGCATTTCCGCACATTAATGAGCATTATCCTGCCGTTATCTATGCCGGTTATGGCCACATTGGCGCTCTTTTATGCGGTGGGGCGCTGGAACGGCTTCCAGGATTCACTTATGTATATCAATAATCCCGATCTGTACCCGCTTCAGCTCAAACTGTTCCAGATGGTGCAGAACAATATGGTCTCCGAATTGACACAGATGGAGGGGGCCAACCGGACTGCGCTGACTCCGGAGAGCCTCAAAGCAGCAACGGTTATCTTCGCTACGGTGCCGATCCTTGCCGTGTATCCGTGGCTGCAGAAATATTTTGTCAGCGGGGTCATGCTTGGTGCCGTCAAAGGGTGA
- a CDS encoding sugar phosphate isomerase/epimerase family protein yields MAVEDKGAFSFSTCWNIKRHTDGSSMLREIRELGFRRVELNYNVTEAMLGAIEPMIERGEIGVSSVHNTFPHVPDPDYGTDSVLLGFGDETKRQRAVELLVRSAEYAQRYGGEAVVVHPGEVPFPNDIAKELEQIYSGQGRDSEAYRSKWAELLERREAYSAGYVQTIIRSLDEVCNRAASKGINVRFGIETRSRPQQIPTLAEAKTVISALKGAPVGIWYDTGHAIMMDRMGLYDSVGEMEGLMDDIVGVHVHETIGLSDHWCPYVNSGNMEFYDAYLPMIERAQVKVYELKAACRPEEIHESHRLLTAKLAGRG; encoded by the coding sequence ATGGCTGTGGAAGACAAAGGAGCATTCTCATTCTCAACCTGCTGGAATATTAAACGGCATACGGATGGCAGCAGCATGCTGCGGGAAATCCGTGAGCTTGGCTTCCGGCGGGTGGAGCTGAACTATAATGTCACCGAAGCAATGCTGGGGGCGATTGAGCCGATGATCGAGCGGGGGGAGATCGGCGTTTCCAGTGTTCATAACACCTTCCCTCACGTTCCCGATCCCGATTACGGCACGGATTCCGTGCTGCTGGGCTTCGGGGATGAGACGAAACGGCAGCGGGCGGTGGAGCTGCTGGTCCGTTCGGCTGAGTACGCCCAGCGTTACGGCGGCGAGGCCGTGGTGGTGCATCCCGGCGAAGTGCCTTTTCCGAATGATATTGCCAAGGAGCTGGAGCAGATTTACAGCGGACAAGGCAGGGATTCGGAAGCGTACCGCAGCAAGTGGGCGGAGCTGCTGGAACGGCGGGAGGCTTATAGCGCCGGCTATGTGCAGACGATTATCCGCAGCCTGGATGAAGTATGCAACCGCGCGGCCTCCAAGGGCATAAACGTCCGCTTTGGGATCGAGACACGCTCCCGGCCGCAGCAAATTCCAACGCTCGCGGAAGCCAAAACGGTAATAAGCGCGTTAAAGGGCGCACCTGTCGGCATCTGGTATGACACCGGCCATGCCATCATGATGGACCGGATGGGCTTGTATGACAGTGTAGGAGAGATGGAGGGGTTGATGGATGATATCGTGGGCGTTCACGTCCATGAGACCATCGGCCTCTCCGACCACTGGTGTCCCTATGTGAACAGCGGAAATATGGAATTCTATGATGCCTATTTACCGATGATTGAGCGGGCCCAGGTCAAGGTGTATGAGCTGAAGGCGGCTTGCCGGCCGGAGGAAATTCATGAGAGCCACCGCCTGCTTACGGCTAAGCTGGCGGGCAGGGGGTAG
- a CDS encoding MATE family efflux transporter — MLEPKVKGKRGSLFLDKYFSGESIDYRQMIALFIPLLVDQAFIVGLNLVNTAMISSSGVAAISAVNMIDSLNIFLISVFIAVSTGGTVVVAQYKGSGNDQMVSKATAGAVSSVSLMALCIGLFGIVLHGPLLNLLFGAASPEVMANARTYLIGSSLSYLGIAVVEAVCGALRGIGRTRASLVLSLIMNLIYVLLNFVFINGLHMGVFGMTIAINVSRYLAAVCALIYLFRMDNTLHVRIRDLLVLNWTMLKRIMNIGLPFAAEQMFFNGGKILTQVFIVSLGTYAIATNAITSTLAGVMQIPANALSLTLITVVGQCMGSRNVKDARKFVKSFLWLSSVSFVLMALLIFPFYHPLVSLFHPPAEIIGDIFLVFLINSIAQIPLWSISFITPSALRAAGDSKYTSMVSMLSMWLFRVVLGYLLGIQFGMGIVGVWLAMNCEWGVRGFIFLRRFLGEKWVQHKVI, encoded by the coding sequence ATGCTAGAGCCCAAGGTAAAGGGGAAACGGGGCAGCCTGTTCCTCGACAAGTATTTTTCCGGAGAATCCATAGATTACCGCCAAATGATAGCGTTATTTATACCGCTTCTGGTCGATCAGGCCTTTATTGTCGGTCTGAATCTAGTGAATACGGCGATGATCAGCTCGTCCGGTGTGGCGGCGATCAGCGCCGTTAATATGATCGATTCACTTAATATTTTTTTGATCAGTGTGTTCATTGCAGTTTCCACTGGAGGGACCGTTGTTGTCGCCCAGTATAAAGGGAGCGGTAATGACCAGATGGTCTCCAAAGCCACAGCCGGTGCAGTCTCATCAGTTTCTTTGATGGCGCTATGCATCGGCTTGTTCGGGATTGTGCTTCACGGTCCGCTGCTGAACCTGCTGTTTGGTGCGGCTTCGCCAGAGGTAATGGCCAATGCCAGGACGTATCTTATCGGAAGCAGCCTGTCCTATCTGGGTATCGCTGTTGTAGAAGCGGTCTGCGGTGCATTGCGCGGAATCGGCAGGACCAGGGCTTCACTCGTGCTGTCTCTGATCATGAACCTGATCTATGTTCTGCTGAATTTTGTATTCATTAACGGTCTGCATATGGGTGTGTTCGGGATGACCATTGCCATCAACGTATCCAGATATCTGGCTGCGGTCTGCGCACTCATCTATCTGTTCCGGATGGACAATACGCTGCATGTGAGAATCCGCGATTTGCTGGTCTTGAACTGGACGATGCTCAAACGAATTATGAATATCGGCCTGCCGTTTGCCGCAGAGCAGATGTTTTTTAACGGCGGTAAGATTCTGACCCAAGTCTTCATCGTCAGTCTGGGCACCTATGCGATTGCCACGAATGCCATCACGTCTACCCTGGCCGGAGTCATGCAGATTCCTGCGAATGCCTTGTCCCTGACGCTCATTACAGTGGTAGGCCAATGCATGGGCAGCAGAAATGTGAAGGACGCCCGCAAATTCGTCAAATCGTTTCTTTGGCTGTCGTCGGTTTCCTTTGTGCTGATGGCGCTGCTGATCTTCCCGTTTTACCATCCGCTGGTGTCCTTGTTCCATCCTCCGGCTGAGATTATCGGCGACATTTTCCTGGTCTTCCTGATCAATTCCATTGCCCAGATTCCGCTGTGGTCGATCAGCTTCATTACACCGTCGGCCCTTCGGGCCGCGGGTGATTCCAAATATACATCGATGGTTTCGATGCTGTCGATGTGGCTGTTCCGCGTTGTGCTGGGATATCTGCTCGGCATCCAGTTCGGTATGGGCATTGTCGGTGTATGGCTGGCGATGAACTGCGAATGGGGCGTGCGGGGCTTCATCTTCCTGCGGCGGTTCCTTGGCGAGAAATGGGTTCAGCATAAGGTAATCTAA